One Rhea pennata isolate bPtePen1 chromosome 3, bPtePen1.pri, whole genome shotgun sequence DNA segment encodes these proteins:
- the LOC134138082 gene encoding carbohydrate sulfotransferase 8-like — protein MRFLPRLLLAAALATAVLLVCRLLLGRRGGCFPDDLAPRAEEFPSLTLDTFLHVQQLRKKRLRAFCSRLAKAPTLPESSEERARMLSSVRVSTKLDFLYCQVPATGMEGWQWLLEKLEEKENMTVLMPLPYPRQHALQTQLSKFNQTMIEAMMGSYTKILFVRDPFQRLISAYMQGMGSSPSFSSFVQDVLDRGQYNASLESKPLVSLCWPCLIQYDYVMMFGFLRQELSHLLHRTGLPKDIHLPEFTDTQVRWTYMWLSEQLFSELSLKQKKQLSHFYRWDLSAFQFSNSLLSDLLSTPET, from the exons ATGCGCTTCCTTCCCCGCCTGCTCCTGGCGGCCGCACTGGCCACCGCCGTCCTGCTGGTCTGCCGGCTGCTCCTGGGGCGCCGCGGAG GGTGTTTTCCAGACGACCTGGCTCCCAGGGCAGAGGAGTTCCCCTCTCTGACGTTGGACACCTTCCTTCATGTCCAGCAGCTTCGGAAGAAGAGGCTCAGAGCTTTCTGCAGCCGCTTAGCCAAAGCGCCCACGCTACCGGAGAGCAGCGAGGAGCGAGCCCGCATGCTCTCCAGTGTGAGAGTCAGCACCAAGCTGGACTTCCTCTATTGCCAAGTGCCAGCGACAGGGATGGAGGGCTGGCAGTGGCTTTTGGAGAAgctagaagagaaagaaaatatgacgGTCCTGATGCCGCTTCCCTACCCTCGGCAGCATGCTCTGCAGACACAGCTGAGCAAGTTCAATCAGACCATGATAGAGGCCATGATGGGCTCCTACACCAAAATACTGTTTGTCAGGGACCCTTTCCAGAGGCTGATCTCAGCTTACATGCAAGGCATGGGCAGCAGTCCTTCCTTCAGCAGTTTTGTTCAGGATGTTTTAGACAGGGGACAGTACAACGCCAGCCTGGAATCAAAGCCGCTTGTCAGCTTGTGCTGGCCTTGTCTCATCCAGTACGACTACGTGATGATGTTTGGCTTCCTCAGGCAGGAACTGAGTCACCTGCTGCATCGGACTGGGTTGCCAAAGGACATCCACCTCCCTGAATTCACTGACACCCAGGTGCGGTGGACCTATATGTGGTTATCAGAGCAACTATTCAGTGAACTGTCcctcaaacagaagaaacaacTGTCTCATTTTTATCGCTGGgacctttctgctttccagtttTCTAACAGTTTGCTATCAGACCTCCTCAGCACACCAGAGACATAG